CGGTGAACTGCCATCCATGCTCGATCCATCCTGTGCAAAATATAATATCTCGTTTAGTTAGTTGCACTgctatttaagtatttagtgTTTCACTACATAGCAGTGCAAATCCATCTAAGAGTATTTCACACTCCACCTCCACCTTAATCTGGTAAAACTATCCCAAATACAATTTgagtataaattaaatgaaaactgaCCTTTGTTGGAGTTTTGGATCCGTAATTTTCTCTGTTGGAAGAGTTGCCGTTTTGAGCTTGCGGCACCACTAGATGTTTGCTTACTGATATTGGAGTACCTGTGAGAAACGAGGTATTGAATACAATGAATAATGAATTGGaaaggttaaaaataaagtttgttTATTCTACTTAAGCCGGGTACTCACTAGCGAGCTGTAACTGTAACCGTTGCATGACCTGTTACCAAAAAACATAGTGTGTACGTGGTTCGCAAACCTCCTGCGAGCGGTACGCGTTGCTGCTCGCAGCGAGCCGATGTTTACAACGTACTCATTTCCGAACCTGTAACGTTACAGGTAACCGTAACCGTTACTGTAACCAAAACCATAGTGTGTACATGGTTCGCGAACCTCCTGCGAGCGGTGCGCGTTGCTGCTCGCAGCGAACCAATGTTTACAACGTACTCATTTCAGAACCTGTAACATTGCATGTAACCGTAACCGTTACTGTAACCAAAAACATAGTGTGTACGTGGTTCACGAGCCTGCAACGAACGCAACACGAGCGACTCACAGCGAGCCGATAATTGTCGGTTTTTGCCGCGAATCAAAGGTAGAGATGTGCCAAACCGAAAATATCGCAAACCGGGCTGAACGGTTTGATTTTCTACGTAAACCGGTTTCAACCCGGTTTGACCAAACCGAGTTGCTACGACGGTCCTTAGCGTATTAATGTAGCGGTTAGGTTTAGCCCGTGTGAAGCGATTCGTCAAAAttaaacacgaatcaagtcggTCGGGTTGAGTCGAGTCAAGTTATGCCCGAAACACATAATATAACGTGACGCGCGATATATCGACTTAAAAATCGtcacaattaaagttatgtttGAACaagctaaactaaaactaagttaatgcaaataaatatatttcatttcgtTTCATCAAAATATTCGTAATGGAGACAGAATTCACAGAATATCGGCAACGGCAGAATAGCGGAAGCATTTAATTACCTATATAGTTGTAAACTGTTatattttcccatttattattagGAAAAAGAGCACCATCTGTTATTATAATTGATTTCAAACCAAAGCGCGCACGGCCGGGCGGACCGCGAGCGTGTTTCAGATTCTGGCCGTGGCACCACTTCCGCGTGAAAGTACACCTGTCCTGCTTGCACTCGCTGGCTTGCAGTTCCGATGCCGATATTGCCGGTTTCGTTATCAACATTTTCGAGTCGAGTCATGTGGGAGTGGGACCGATCGGTACGTTCGTTCGGCTGCGTTCCGTCTGCTCGTTGGAACCGGTTTGGTGAACTGTCAAACCGAGTCGGGCCGAGTTGAGCCTAACTCGGTTTGAACCGGGTTGGCAAACCGGGTTGACACATCTCTAATCAAAGGGCGCTCGCAGTGCGCTCGTGGACGTCGAGAAGAGAGGTTGTAACAATCCGCTGCGAACGTCAAACTTTTCATCATGAGTGAATTATCAGAGGAGAAATTTAATAGCTTCTATTGATAGACTCCTACAGGGAAAAATGGAGAATAGTGTCCTGTAGACtcctaaatttattaaatattcgaAATCGGTTGCACTCATTCGAGTGAttttttataatggttacaattttttttatttttcattatttacagTAGATCACTTCTTTTCTGGTACATTCTCTGAATCCACCTTCTTCGTGGCCGATAGGTATCATAAAGTAATgcatctataaatataaatatacatatacatatatgctGCACAAGCGAGAGACACCTTCGTCCGACATTGTGGagttacaatccaaaaatgTAGATACATCCGGCTCGTCATTAATTTTACAGTGATGTGGCCTTCTCGTACACACTAGAACCTGGTTACTGTATCTTTTTGGTTACAGTTACTGCTCACAAATGAGTACGCTCCAGGAAATGGATCCGGCGACGTCACGAGCCTGAACTGTAACACGCGTACACACTAGACCTCATTACTGTATCTGTTCGGTTACAGTTACGACTCGCTAAATGAGTACGCTCGGGGTACTGGATCCGGCGACGTCGCGAGCCCGAACTGTAACATGCGTACACACTAGAACCTCGTTACAGTATCTGTTCGGTAACAGTTACAGCTCGCTAGTGAGTACCCGGCTTTAATTGTCGAaagaaatgtataaaatagtGGAATGTAGGTGTAACTTTAGGTTTAATATTGTGAGAGGAATTTCGCCATAGACCAACACGGCGGGGTGCGGCTCGGGGCATGCAAGGACTTCATTTTGCATGAACACTCCCTCGAAGcaacaagtggttgtcaatgtctaatatgacaagttggaaagagacttccgcttgtaagttgtagctttcagttttgagaaatgggcccctggtagtGCTGCTGGCACAATAGGTGCAAGCACATCATTTTGCACGAAAACTGCTGGTTGAGTCATCACAGGAACGGGGGGATGGGAGGGAGGGGACGCTGGTGTGCGCGGGGCGCCTTACCCTAAGTTATCAAACCgtatttctttttatttggatttaattttttttttcaaaaaacacagTTTGACCGAATCAATATGTAtcgattttatattaaatattgaatTGTTATTTAAGGAATAACTTAATTAAGCACTGTGCGTTGAACTAGAATTAAGTTAAGTAGTAAGATATTCTCATGTAAGTGAATTTGTAATTGTTATGGGAATAAATAATCTTCAACCGTAAGTGCACTCACCCAGCTCGCTAATATGCATAAAGCCCATGATGTTGATCTCGTTTGACAGCGTGTAGGTGGCGGCGTAGCCCTCGTGCACGGCGGGGTGGGGCTCGGGGAACAGTTGCACGCGCGCCGCCAGCTGCCCGCACTTCAGCGTGCATGAGAACTCCTGGTAGTGCTGCTCGCACAGACGCGTTATTGCGTTCACCGCCTGATACATATagagaaaattaataaatacgTATTCACAATCAGAATAGATATAGAGGAAGAAAGATGGTACTTTATTCCTAATTTACAACTTATACAAAACCTGGTTTGAGTTCAATATCTCAACCATAACTATAGGTGTAAAAGTTAGAGGAGGCTTTTATACAGGGATCCATATAAAATCACACCAAGGAAGAAGCACAGATagaacataatattatttaaagaacaaaatgtaaaaaacaggaattataaatataatacgcaacgcaactatgggaacaaattaaaatatttgttataaataatttgatttgttcccatagttgcgtattttatttatgtgttTTTTAAGTCGTCACACTACTATACATAGAAAGAGTTAGTCAAAGACGCCTaatcttacaaagatgacacatagaagagaaatttcgacggcttccgctgtggcgaggtggcctaggggttcatggcgttagcccggattgctaaagacgccggttcgaatccggcctacactactggtggtgctcgtcattgacatcttatttcgatttttaatttatatatagtagtgtgactactaaaaaaacacaaatcaaaatatttgttataaataatttgatttgttcccatagttgcgtatagatggcagcagctgtctctctagctatatcgtaaacctgtaaaggttttttcgtataggaggtgcaagtacctactgcttgcccttagagttggtcaaagacgcctagtcttacaaagatgacatatagaagagaaaattcgacggcttccgctgtggcgaggtggcctagatgttcatggcgttagccgggattgctaaagacgccggttcgaatccggccttcaccactggtggtgctcgtcatttttctttaatatatgacatcctatttcgatttataaatatatttcgtTTTATATGGAGGAATAAagcttaaataataaaaataaagtaataaaactacagaagtagtgcgaaaagatttgccttcgtattgttacggaaacgtacgaacgtacgTGTCATGCTAtatcagtcagtctcagtacaagatgtactgatattgactgaactagcatgacaaatacgaaagtttccggaaaaatacgaaggaaacccttttcacactacatctCTACAACCTTTTCTTATTCTATGAATCATACATATAGATGAGGCTCCAAgaggatgttcgtttgcaaaaatagcgcacctcattctgacttctgatatatattgtataggtcCCAGACATATAAACAGATGTTGCCAAGCAGTTTTGTGGTCCCCGTCCCCCCACCCTGCCAATTAAAAATTgcatacaaacaaaaaaaaagctttGGTTGAAAAGAGCTTTGAAAGGTCTATGtaattttcaataatatttGTGAAGGAGGGGAGggtgaggggggggggggggtggtgTAAACTGATTGACAATATCTGtctatgtaataaatatatgCCTGATTGAGGTCCGCAAATGGAACTCCACTCAGAGACCGAAATGATAAGATATTTCAATTATCGAAACTCGCCATCTGTGACTGCTCCCCTTGTTCCCAAATACAATTTTTTCACTGTACGAACTATTGGTTCGTAGACGTTGGACTCTTGttagttacttaaaataataattataaaaatatactcaTTAGTTCTTAATCTACAGTGTTTTAAAGTGAACTCCAAAATGAAGCATTTTCGTAAATTTTCTAAAAAATTCTTAGAAAAAGTGTaaatgttatagtatgctatatattCGTAAACTATTCAATAAGCCCTTTCTTTTGTTACCCTACACGGCATGAtttgatgaaaatttttttttgtttgtatgcAATTTTTAATTGGCGGGTGGGGGGACGGGGACCACAAAACTGCTTGGCAACATCTGTTTATATGATGTCTGGgacctatacaatatatatcagaagtcagaatgaggtgcgctatttttgcaaacgaacatcctcttggagcctgctctaatagttttagtaatagagaaaAGCTTACACTGGGAACTGAAAGTTGGTCCAGGCAGTAAACTGATCCTCGACTGACATTGCCACTTGAATTATTGGCAGAAGTAGCCAGGTCGACAATTTTCTGGTAAAGTGGCATTGCTGCAAAacagataaataaaaataatcagtGAAATTCAATGTTACCATAACCATATAGTTATAACCAGTTTTTAGCCACActttaaataaaagcttgtaaaaagtatGATAGTgatgtgataaaaaaaaaaattcagttgaattgagaacctcctccttttttgaagtcggttaaaaactgtTTGCTTACTAAACATTTTATATCCATCAGTAATGAGAACTAAGTCCTTGATGTGCTggcattaatattttttgtatttgtgaCATAACTGGCCTATTGTAAAAAGTATGATTATTATAACTAAGGCCGATAGTctactatcatatgtttatcatagaaatatgatcataggcaacatgccgtcctttttcttcaagttagagaaaaagggaggcatacagacctatgatcatatttctatgataaacatatgatagtggaatATTGGCCTAACAAATGTTTTACATTACCGTGTTGCAGACAGGGATCAACGGGTGAGACTACAGGCAAGATGTGAATCCTGACAGGGTATGGTGCTGGAAGAGGCAGGTTTTGTATGGCTCTACTTCTGCCAATTGGACCCGAACCTATACTGCCATCAGTTATCTGTACAAAGAATGaaacaaccataactttacTATTAATGAAAATATGCTTATACATCATACTCGGTTTTTGAACTCTTATTATTTTATGAGGTCTGCCAGGGGTTTTCAATCTACTTCAGCATCCAAATTGGGAATTAAACTGTGGTGTGAATTTTAGGAACCCCTGGACTAAGTAAAAGTATCATGTATGACTTGGACATACCAATATGATTTGCATGGGTGTCTGGTATCCCCATTCAGTAAGAATAAGCTGACTGACACCAGCTAAGGCAGAATCCAGGCATGTTTTATCACCCTCTTCAAGAACCGGCAGTTTGCTGCGAATATTCTCAAATTCTCTTGTAAAAGGAACCGCCACTAAAACGAAATAGCACAATTTATTGGATGTATTAGGATATTAAGGTTAAATAAGTAAAAAGACCATAAACACAAGTATTAAACCTTTACCTTCGCATACAGAAGAGAAAGTAACCAAAGCGACATATTCCAATCTTGCATGAATACTTAAAAAATCCAAAAACGAATTTATAGCAGCGGTGGCAACTGTGAGCCGGGTATGATTTTCAATTGGGTCTAATGTAGGGACCGTACGAGACATGGACAAGGACACGTCCAGTAGAATTACGGTCGGcatgtttgtttattttataaatgtatatatttaaTACTGAAAATCCCTACTTATGTATGAAAACCGGCGAGTGtataataagtaaaataatgCATGTTTCACAGAACGCTAGGTCGCTAACTCCAAATCATAAAAATCAAGCTTTGTTTATGAGGTGTTAAACCAAATGTCACTTTGACATCTCCGTCGCGCTGTTTAAGCCACATCTATAATCGCCGTGGATTTCAAAGTAGACTAATGGTGCTCCTACACTGGCTATAAGTAAGTACACTATGATGCCAGCcggatggcatttctgcgacgccagacgccgatcaaaaggccgctggctctgtcgcgccaatatgcaagagcgatagagatagattgcatcTCTGCGGCGTtttggtggcgtttcgcgtggcagaaataccattcggctacggggggcctgaccagaaatatattggccgctgtacacacatggccaacagttccaccaacccccttggccatgtgtgtagagggctacttggccgtaagttggcagttggcgcttgcgcttgccggccaaccgattcgtgtcggttttttgtccacacatcaaaggatcttggcgccaatggccaactgcgtttacacgttggcgcttcattcagttggtcgtcagccgtcagagaggacagtagtgatatatttacgaaaataataagtttatctatgccaataatagtgtagattttaggaaataaaataaccttgcaaatgtttaatgtatttcctaaaaaagataaatgttcttatcagaatattcaaaaaattgttaatattgcaaataatttaattttactacggggttattattttttaatattttttttctgacaacgtctatgaccaagaacttcctagattttttcattccacgtccatctttcatgaagagccaatgccaagtgattggttcgccaatgtgtaaacagcggctcttatcttggccaaggggtttcacaaagggctggtggaaccgttggccatgtgtgtacaggggccatatgacttcgcgccatgttgcggaattatttttttcatactaaactgaactgtcaccgcatataTCAAaacaacagcgccctcttgacaagaCAGCGCCCTTTTACTAGAAAAGGCACAAAATGCAATTtatctcaaacatgcaatgaaatattgtctttacgttccttaaaatgggctgggaagtatcgctttttgggcgcaacaactcgagaggactgtaaagggatttcatattattttttaggcctaggcctgcaaagtaacttttttgacgtgataacgtctaataactcgttactacgggctgcatgtacgaaaaagatgacgtcattgtcccgttcctcaaggccaccaagcaagcaagagcaagtggtttgtgtatggacggttggggtataagcaaaaggggcccgattttaggacttattatttttgagtgtttgtaatttaaaaacatgaaagattgcattaaaataagcatcttttatagaatgaagttgtttgaaaaacctacttatttaggagttagagcagtacgaagttgcgaattttcccgtagtatttactaaggcgccagagacagaaaatttacgatgattttttttaccaatacaacctatgttaatattgataaatcatatagaacacgtttaaataaggatgttttgttacataaactttttcttttccattaatattgggttggtaagaaagtaatgagcgatcgattgaattccacataaaatttttgagagagttctagaatcttctatggtcgaaagtatataaagggcgagtcgcacagtttctcgtcagtcattcactagctgtcgccgagctaatataaggaagaaaatggacgaattaaaagtgcatgtaaggcattgcttactatatgaatttcagtctggccattcagccgccgaagcagtgcgtaatatatgtcagcgtgttgctcctgaagttgtgtctgtggccacggcgaaacgatggttccagcggtttcgtagtggcgacttttcattatcagatcaacctaagtctggtcgaccggtgaagattgatgtagccaaattaaaaaccttaattgaaggagatccgaggctaacgagtcgtactcttgctaccgagttaggctgctctcatgtcaccatagaaacacatttacacgagttgggaaaaaactacaaatacactgtttggataccgcacgaacttgatagagatcaactaaaccgccgtgccgatatctgcatacaacttctgtcttttcgccgcacattcaactggttggaccatcttatcactggagatgaaaaatgggtcttatatataaatcacacacgcaaacgtcagtggctagctccaaacgaaaaaggaatagaggcaccaaaaacagagcctcacccgaaaaaagttatgctgtccgtttggtgggatattcatggtattattcactgggaactcctacaaAGTGGAATGaatgttaccgcatcagtatactgtaatcagcttgaaaatttaaaccaaaaaagctgtcagaatcgtccacagcatgctaaagtttttttcttacacgacaatgctcgcccacacattgcaaaagtgactcggctaaagctattggagctaggttggaaagtgatacctcatccaccgtactctccagacttggcacctacggattacgcattgttcagatcgctaagaaatgccttgaatgaaaaaaagttcgatgatcaagcccatctacgacagttatacatagctgagttttttgaatcgaaacctaagaacttcttcgccgatgctattcattctttaccagaacgatggagacaagtagtagataacgaaggccgttatatttttgataaatgattaaaataataaattaaatataaattacaatattggttatgattcgctcattactttcttaccaacccaatatttactgagatattagggttctaagattagtaaatggcactagcactttaataaaattaacgcgtgtctcgcaaacggtctaggatacaaaatgacgacttttatacaggtataggttaggttcgttaggtatcttcaaacggccgaaggtcaaactgcacagaataggataGAAGCCCCGCGTAagcgtatccctatccggcctcgctcagccgtatatacccacttggccggaaatcctcattttcccggcctctgatgtaatgtactattgttatgCTACGAGCTacgacaataggctactagactcgtatcgaatttggcacaataaatgattgtcttctgtagtatttgacataaaataaatactaacttatttgccaaaaatacatgaatttacaatttaaatacatgtaattaataattacatctagcaaaaattttagacatcaaaaaatacttatacattttacgacaacaagtcattacccagtttgcctttgcgggggtaacagtgacatctagcgaacaacttgcactacggcatataattgtttttcacgccctctttcgttaattttcctaaacatatGCTAAGTTCATccgatttactatttcctttgactgaaaacaccgtggttcatacttaaaaaatcagaaaatgttgttttctcaaacatgcaatgaaatattgtctttacgttccttaaaatgggctgggaagtatcgctttttgggcgcaacaactcgagaggactgtaaagggatttcatattattttttaggcctaggcctgcaaagtaacttttttttataaaatattgtcctttagagcatttttttttatttcattgtatgtttgagaaaagcactatacatgcctcggcgtgaaaacggattcccggcctcgtatccctatccggcctcgctcgcacgctcgctcggccgtatatacccacttggccggaaatcctcattttcccagcctctgatgtaatgtactatttcgagtaaaatgacctgatgcacagataatctatacattaacatgactgtgttgttttcgcctgattacgtaaaagtatactttaatgctgtttttaagtcatacataataaaatatggtaatattttatttcggttaattggacagtacttaatcatataagacaaactttaaaaaaccggccaagagcgtgtcgggccacgctcagcagggttagcacatgattgccgcgagagtatgtcgccgcgagatagactacccgtccttatgtcattaatacagttagaagaagacgtgtcatctatctcgcggcgacatactctcgcgaccatcatgtgctaggcctacagtgtagggttccgtagttttccatgtttttctcaaaaactactgaacctatcaagttcaaaacaattttcctagaaagtctttataaagttctacttttgtgatttttttcatattttttaaacatatggttcaaaagttagagggggggggggacgcacttttttttcctttaggagcgattatttctaaTACTTCACTTGGTCGGGTATCAATAATATCACTGTGTAACCCGCTACATATTAGATAATGAAATTCAAAAATACTGAATGAAGTGGCATTACCAAAATCTAGTACTTAGcttagtacttacctacttacgtACTCGTATGTAAGTACATATAAGTAGTCGTAAGTGCGAATAGTAGCGTAGGAGGGAAAACTGTTCAAAGTTTAATCACCAATATATAACATATATTCCTCTCTTGGCTACATAAAACTTTGTATAAACTGTATAAAGCCCTATCAGGGTGCTGTCGATAACATAACAGCAATTTCGGCGAAATCCCGAAGAGCGATTTCTCAACTCCTTAACTTACTGTAGGTACATTTAGAGTTATAAATAGGCAGTGCGCATATTTATCGCCTTGTGCTTTTTCCAAGAATGTTCAAGGAAGATATTCCTATTGACGAGATTCTTACTCAGTTCACATGTGCCCTGCCAGTCGgacgctttttagggttccgtagtcaactaggaacccttatagtttcgccatgtctatctgtctgtctgtccgtccgtccgtccgcggataatctcagtaactgtaagcactacaaagctgaaatttggtaccaatatgtatatcaatcacgccaacaaagtgcaaaaataaaaaattgaaaaaaatgttttattagggtaccccccctacatataaagtgggggctgatatttttttcattccaaccccaacgtgtgatatattgttagatatgtatttaaaaattaataagggtttactaagatcgttttttgataatattaatattttcggaaataatcgctgctaaaagaaaaaaaagtgcgtccccccccctctaacttttgaaccatatgtttaaaaaatatgaaaaaaatcacaaaagtagaactttataaatactttctaggaaaattgttttgaacttgataggttcagtagtttttgagaaaaatacggaaaactacggaaccctacactgagcgtggcccgacacgctcttggccggttttttataagtaaaaaatatgtttccgCCAAGAGCATAGGGAACTGTCGattcttcatacaaacgtaGTATGTACCTCATTTTCCTCACTGGATATCCTGCATTTGGCATGTTATCCTAATTTTATATACAACAATTTTTTCAAACAATGGAAAATAAGGAATGTGTGTGTATGAAAAACTTCAAACCTATAATTacatgtaagtaggtattttggTGATATCAGCGAAGTATGACAATGAATGAATTGTGAGATTGGCGGAAACCGGCACTCTGCTCATGACGGAGACAAAGGGCGCTGAAATGCGCTGCTATTTTGCATCAGGCATGAAATCACTGGATGATTGCAGCCAAATGGAATTTTCCCAGCGAACTCTATAGAGCCCAATTGCCTCTTATGAGACACCCGAGCTGCGGGATAATAATATAGCAATCCCTTGCGTCATCGTTTCAGGCTTCCGCGAACGATCAAATACACCTTTTGGTGAACCGACTACAATAAGGGACTTTTGCTTGATCTAAGAAAGGAAAACCGTTTATAGTCATAACCGACCATTGTTaggctaaattaaatacttacccccttattcataaacgttcactaaagttatcaagccgataaagttcgtttgtccctttctatcacaccaatacgtcggaaagggacaa
This genomic stretch from Leguminivora glycinivorella isolate SPB_JAAS2020 chromosome Z, LegGlyc_1.1, whole genome shotgun sequence harbors:
- the LOC125241683 gene encoding integrator complex subunit 14; its protein translation is MPTVILLDVSLSMSRTVPTLDPIENHTRLTVATAAINSFLDFLSIHARLEYVALVTFSSVCEVAVPFTREFENIRSKLPVLEEGDKTCLDSALAGVSQLILTEWGYQTPMQIILITDGSIGSGPIGRSRAIQNLPLPAPYPVRIHILPVVSPVDPCLQHAMPLYQKIVDLATSANNSSGNVSRGSVYCLDQLSVPSAVNAITRLCEQHYQEFSCTLKCGQLAARVQLFPEPHPAVHEGYAATYTLSNEINIMGFMHISELGTPISVSKHLVVPQAQNGNSSNRENYGSKTPTKDGSSMDGSSPDEEVLDHSKMPNFCVLLHGALKVENMAAIVELGGDWWGALVAWNEASRSRRSCLLLCVLRPGASAAPWLGPLDQLGTCDENTPPSETYPVRSWRSYSGGGAGCAWARPHALLADVQKVLRHARKLPDKTQHLYKELNRLRRAAITLGFSELLACVGAALERECAALPAGAPPECALQLAHAAAALRDPRTALDVKHHLQPLASNFTVTSMPH